A single genomic interval of Rhizobium leguminosarum bv. trifolii WSM1325 harbors:
- a CDS encoding aldo/keto reductase (PFAM: aldo/keto reductase~KEGG: bja:bll4597 aldo-keto reductase), which translates to MIKRKLGQRGPDVSAIGFGCMGLNYHRGTAMERGDAVALLRAAHDRGVTFFDTAEAYGPFTNEELVGEALAPIRDEVVIATKFGFRDGRPEVGLDSRPERIRVVVEEALKRLRTDRIDIFYQHRVDPAVPIEEVAGTVKDLIGAGKVLHFGLSEAGVEAIRRAHAVQPITVLQSEYSLWWRNPEQEILPVVEELGIGFVPYSPLGRGFLTGKMDENTSFEGGNDHRKTNPRLSAENRKANQPVVDAIEVIAARRNATAAQIAIAWLMARKPWIVPIPGTTKLHRLEENIAAADITFTSEELAEIDAVFSGIEIHGDRYSATSAARVTR; encoded by the coding sequence ATGATCAAGCGCAAGCTCGGCCAAAGAGGCCCTGACGTATCGGCGATCGGCTTCGGCTGCATGGGGCTGAACTATCATCGCGGGACGGCGATGGAGCGCGGTGATGCCGTCGCGCTCCTGCGGGCGGCCCACGACCGGGGTGTCACCTTCTTTGACACTGCCGAAGCCTACGGGCCGTTCACCAACGAGGAACTCGTCGGCGAGGCGCTGGCGCCGATCCGTGATGAGGTGGTGATCGCGACGAAATTCGGCTTTAGGGATGGCCGGCCGGAAGTTGGTCTGGATAGCCGGCCGGAACGCATCCGTGTGGTCGTCGAAGAAGCCCTCAAGCGGCTGCGCACCGATCGCATCGATATCTTCTACCAGCATCGGGTCGACCCGGCCGTACCGATCGAAGAGGTGGCAGGCACGGTGAAGGATCTGATCGGCGCCGGCAAAGTGCTGCATTTCGGCCTGTCAGAAGCGGGCGTCGAAGCAATCCGCCGCGCCCATGCCGTCCAGCCGATCACCGTGTTGCAAAGCGAATATTCGCTGTGGTGGCGCAACCCGGAACAGGAAATCCTGCCCGTCGTCGAAGAGCTCGGCATTGGCTTCGTGCCCTATAGCCCGCTCGGCCGCGGCTTCCTCACCGGCAAGATGGACGAGAACACCAGTTTCGAAGGCGGCAACGACCACCGCAAGACCAATCCGCGCCTCTCGGCCGAAAACCGCAAGGCAAACCAGCCGGTGGTCGATGCGATCGAGGTCATCGCCGCTCGCAGAAACGCGACCGCGGCCCAGATCGCCATTGCTTGGCTGATGGCCCGCAAGCCTTGGATCGTCCCCATTCCCGGCACCACCAAGCTGCACCGGCTGGAAGAGAATATCGCTGCCGCCGACATCACCTTCACATCGGAGGAACTGGCCGAGATCGACGCGGTCTTCTCAGGCATCGAGATCCACGGCGACCGCTACTCCGCAACATCGGCAGCCCGCGTCACGCGGTGA
- a CDS encoding Glyoxalase/bleomycin resistance protein/dioxygenase (PFAM: Glyoxalase/bleomycin resistance protein/dioxygenase~KEGG: lactoylglutathione lyase protein) yields the protein MIDHITIAVSDLQKSKLFYERAFEPLGYRLSFGKEGVFWAFDVGGSLFEIQHTDDKPPLTRLHVAFRVQSRAEVEAFYRAALEAGAGDNGAPGPRPQYSEKYFACFVLDPDGYNIEAMIDVPAPQG from the coding sequence ATGATCGATCATATCACCATCGCAGTGAGTGACCTGCAGAAGAGCAAATTGTTCTATGAACGCGCTTTCGAACCTCTGGGTTATCGCCTCTCCTTCGGAAAGGAGGGTGTATTCTGGGCCTTCGACGTCGGCGGCAGCCTGTTCGAGATCCAGCACACCGACGACAAGCCGCCTCTGACGCGTTTGCACGTTGCCTTCCGGGTCCAAAGCAGAGCGGAAGTGGAGGCGTTTTATCGGGCCGCGCTCGAAGCCGGCGCTGGGGACAATGGGGCGCCCGGTCCGCGGCCGCAATATAGCGAGAAATACTTTGCCTGCTTCGTTCTCGATCCCGACGGATACAATATCGAAGCCATGATCGACGTGCCTGCGCCGCAAGGGTGA
- a CDS encoding response regulator receiver protein (PFAM: response regulator receiver~SMART: response regulator receiver~KEGG: sme:SMa0114 two-component response regulator) has translation MAKRVLVVEDEMTIAMMIEDMLVDLGHEVVATAARLPSALEVAADGNLDFVILDVNLAGHQSFPVAAVLQQRGIPFAFATGYGPAGIDPAFAGRPVLTKPFTTADLAAVIESVG, from the coding sequence ATGGCCAAGCGTGTTCTTGTCGTCGAAGATGAAATGACCATCGCCATGATGATCGAGGATATGCTCGTGGACCTCGGTCACGAGGTCGTCGCGACAGCCGCGCGTTTGCCCTCGGCGCTGGAGGTTGCGGCCGATGGAAATCTTGATTTCGTCATTCTCGATGTGAACCTGGCCGGGCATCAGTCATTCCCGGTGGCGGCAGTCCTTCAGCAGCGCGGTATCCCGTTTGCCTTCGCAACCGGATATGGGCCAGCGGGTATCGATCCCGCCTTTGCCGGCCGGCCAGTGTTGACCAAGCCGTTCACAACTGCCGACCTTGCCGCTGTCATCGAAAGTGTCGGCTGA
- a CDS encoding conserved hypothetical protein (KEGG: hypothetical protein), whose protein sequence is MPNEDQDNGHPEGAATPVPPEHRRRRLAIPVIAAAVALVIGAAGGASAVKMMRPMPEMAPLTPVAISAMPATSLVTIKGKVAEIYGNKFVLQDESGKALVETGRAGEDGDLVTKDEAVTVQGRFDDGFVHASYLVRQDGRTEALRPPKGPPHRRFADFDHRP, encoded by the coding sequence ATGCCGAACGAAGACCAGGACAACGGGCATCCCGAAGGTGCCGCCACGCCCGTGCCGCCAGAACACCGCCGGCGCCGGCTGGCGATCCCGGTGATCGCTGCCGCCGTGGCGCTTGTTATCGGCGCTGCCGGGGGCGCGAGCGCCGTGAAGATGATGCGTCCCATGCCCGAAATGGCGCCGCTGACGCCGGTGGCGATTTCGGCCATGCCGGCCACCAGCCTCGTTACCATCAAGGGCAAGGTTGCCGAGATCTACGGCAACAAGTTCGTGTTGCAGGACGAGAGCGGCAAGGCGCTTGTTGAAACCGGCCGGGCCGGCGAGGACGGGGATCTTGTCACGAAGGATGAAGCCGTCACCGTCCAGGGACGCTTCGACGACGGCTTCGTGCATGCGAGCTACCTCGTTCGCCAGGATGGACGAACCGAAGCGCTGCGTCCGCCGAAAGGTCCGCCGCACAGACGATTTGCGGATTTCGATCACAGGCCCTGA
- a CDS encoding Cupin 2 conserved barrel domain protein (PFAM: Cupin 2 conserved barrel domain protein~KEGG: ret:RHE_PE00168 hypothetical protein) — protein sequence MSSFRNAVVSLPGKERVAKTPFGARIVIHATAAETGGAFGMWETFTPPGHGPAPHTHTREIEVFRVIRGLYRFQCGDEAFDAPVGTVVVLPPHVPHSWRNIGEEPGQMFGTVTPGGCEQMFIDIEAFGADTPEKIAVIEARLGIINDITLALGLTGPQPR from the coding sequence ATGTCGAGTTTCAGGAATGCCGTTGTCTCTTTGCCCGGCAAGGAGCGCGTGGCGAAGACGCCCTTCGGCGCGAGGATCGTCATCCATGCCACAGCCGCCGAGACCGGCGGCGCGTTCGGGATGTGGGAAACCTTCACGCCGCCCGGTCATGGTCCGGCCCCGCACACGCATACGCGGGAGATCGAAGTCTTTCGGGTCATTCGCGGTCTCTATCGATTCCAATGCGGCGACGAGGCGTTCGACGCGCCCGTGGGAACCGTCGTCGTTCTGCCGCCACATGTACCGCACAGCTGGCGAAACATAGGCGAGGAACCCGGCCAGATGTTCGGCACGGTCACGCCAGGCGGCTGCGAGCAAATGTTCATCGATATCGAGGCTTTTGGTGCCGATACACCTGAGAAAATCGCGGTGATCGAAGCGCGACTGGGGATCATCAACGACATCACGCTGGCCCTCGGATTGACAGGCCCGCAACCGCGCTGA
- a CDS encoding conserved hypothetical protein (KEGG: rec:RHECIAT_CH0002752 hypothetical protein) — MTDRPDARPGDRPDYRWHGRRGDMGFRGFRGHRPPPPPPSKAAHFRIEDGNTRIDLKCAEDEPMKVCADLLLQVMDRLQGQD, encoded by the coding sequence ATGACGGACCGGCCGGATGCGCGGCCGGGAGATCGCCCCGATTACCGCTGGCATGGTCGGAGAGGCGACATGGGCTTCCGTGGTTTCCGCGGTCATCGCCCGCCACCGCCACCGCCGTCCAAGGCAGCGCATTTCCGGATCGAGGACGGGAATACCCGGATCGATCTCAAATGCGCCGAGGACGAACCGATGAAGGTCTGCGCCGATCTGCTGCTGCAAGTGATGGACCGCCTGCAGGGGCAGGACTGA
- a CDS encoding conserved hypothetical protein (KEGG: sme:SMc01535 hypothetical protein) — translation MDHTGEVLILTGPPGSGKTTTAEALAREPGSPKVHLHSDDFWHFIKNGVIPPYLPEAHEQNIVVVDVLTKAAAGYASGGYFVVVDGIVGPWFLEPFRKIAAPLHYVILRPPLDVAIRRCRERGGDALTDPAPIAALHQQFSSLGPFEQHVVSTEGHDREDTLRKVIEAMRSGMFRLAS, via the coding sequence ATGGATCACACGGGCGAAGTTCTCATTCTCACCGGGCCGCCGGGCTCGGGAAAAACCACGACGGCCGAGGCGCTCGCCCGCGAGCCCGGCTCGCCGAAGGTCCATCTTCATTCCGACGATTTCTGGCATTTCATCAAGAACGGCGTGATCCCGCCCTATCTGCCGGAGGCGCATGAACAGAATATCGTTGTCGTCGACGTGTTGACGAAGGCGGCGGCAGGCTATGCCAGCGGCGGCTACTTCGTCGTCGTCGACGGCATCGTCGGGCCGTGGTTCCTGGAACCGTTCCGGAAAATCGCGGCACCCCTCCACTACGTGATTCTGCGTCCGCCGCTCGATGTCGCCATCCGGCGCTGCCGGGAGCGTGGCGGCGACGCGCTGACCGATCCCGCCCCTATTGCGGCGCTCCATCAGCAATTCTCATCACTTGGCCCGTTCGAGCAACATGTCGTCTCGACGGAGGGGCACGACAGGGAAGACACGTTGCGCAAGGTGATCGAGGCTATGCGCAGCGGCATGTTTCGCCTGGCGTCATAA